A stretch of the Flavobacterium aquiphilum genome encodes the following:
- a CDS encoding RrF2 family transcriptional regulator, giving the protein MLSHKTKYALKALLYLAQQDENHISRTIEIAEGANIPKKFLEQILLDLKRGHFVGSKQGKYGGYYLLKDKETITLADIHRLFDGAIALLPCASLNFYERCADCVSEDECHLRHGLVVIRDETLKAMQGITIASLVKK; this is encoded by the coding sequence ATGCTTTCACACAAAACCAAATATGCCCTTAAAGCGCTTCTTTATTTAGCCCAACAAGACGAAAACCATATTTCGAGAACTATTGAAATTGCGGAAGGAGCCAATATCCCTAAAAAGTTTTTGGAGCAGATACTTTTGGATTTAAAGAGAGGTCATTTTGTGGGGAGCAAACAAGGAAAATACGGTGGTTATTACCTTTTGAAAGATAAAGAAACCATCACTTTGGCTGATATTCACCGATTATTTGACGGTGCAATCGCATTACTTCCCTGTGCTTCATTAAATTTTTACGAGCGTTGTGCGGATTGCGTTAGCGAGGACGAATGCCATCTACGACACGGGTTGGTGGTTATCCGAGACGAGACTTTGAAAGCGATGCAAGGCATCACTATCGCCTCATTGGTAAAAAAATAA
- a CDS encoding TPM domain-containing protein: protein MEISQKPKSKSQKAKKGLNLFLYFLVFVNSSFLFAQFTIPEKPDFQTSVYDYANLLSPQEKSQLEEKLIKYSDSTTTQIVVITIESLKNENVNQLATNWAQKWGIGQAKEDNGVIILLAKNEHKIAINPGYGLEDRLTAGIGGTIIRNIIIPEFKAGSYYNGLDKGTDAIIDVFKGKFKGERKQSHKEKDFPIIPFIIIVVIILILFSKNRNSGGNSGNRGGGGGPSLLDVIILSNLGRGLGGGGGGFGGSSGGGFGGGGGGFGGGFGGGGFSGGGSSGSW, encoded by the coding sequence ATGGAAATAAGTCAAAAGCCAAAAAGCAAAAGTCAAAAAGCAAAAAAAGGATTAAACCTATTTCTTTATTTTTTAGTTTTCGTAAACAGCAGTTTTCTATTTGCACAATTTACAATCCCGGAAAAACCTGATTTTCAAACTTCGGTTTATGATTACGCCAATCTTTTGAGTCCTCAGGAAAAAAGTCAGCTCGAAGAAAAACTAATCAAATACTCCGATTCAACAACAACTCAAATTGTTGTGATCACCATTGAAAGCCTCAAGAATGAAAATGTAAACCAACTCGCTACAAACTGGGCACAGAAATGGGGAATTGGACAAGCGAAAGAAGACAATGGTGTCATTATTTTATTGGCAAAAAATGAACATAAAATCGCCATTAACCCTGGTTACGGACTTGAAGACCGTTTGACGGCAGGAATTGGCGGAACAATAATCCGAAATATTATCATCCCTGAATTCAAAGCAGGAAGTTATTATAACGGTCTTGACAAAGGAACCGATGCAATTATCGATGTTTTCAAAGGCAAATTCAAAGGTGAACGCAAGCAAAGCCACAAAGAGAAAGATTTCCCAATCATCCCGTTCATTATCATAGTTGTCATTATTTTGATTTTATTTTCCAAAAATAGAAATTCTGGCGGCAATTCCGGTAACCGTGGCGGAGGCGGAGGCCCTAGCCTACTCGACGTTATCATTCTGAGCAATCTCGGAAGGGGCCTTGGAGGTGGCGGTGGCGGTTTCGGAGGATCATCCGGAGGTGGATTTGGAGGCGGTGGCGGTGGCTTCGGCGGCGGTTTTGGCGGTGGCGGATTCTCCGGTGGAGGTTCTAGCGGAAGCTGGTAG
- a CDS encoding PstS family phosphate ABC transporter substrate-binding protein — protein sequence MKTNKKLLLTLVVLIITNITPNKVSAQELSGNISISGAFALYPITVKWAEEFKKAHPKVKIDIQAGGAGKGITDVLSKVTDIGLVSREINAAEFKKGAYPIAVTKDAVIPTISASSPFKAVLYQKGIKKEAFNNIFITGKYKTWNVLGIKSTAPIHVYTRSDAAGAAETWASYFGKKQEDLQGVAVFGDPGLAQAVQRDPSGIGFNNIVYIYDAKTNKPTNGIVPAPIDLNNNGKLDPNENFYGDVDKLIAAIAAGKYPSPPARDLYFVTTGKPKNAAVKAFIKYILTDGQKFVSEAGYIKLSQEKLKKELGKVK from the coding sequence ATGAAAACAAACAAAAAATTATTATTGACGCTAGTGGTGCTAATTATTACAAACATCACGCCCAACAAAGTTTCGGCGCAAGAACTATCAGGAAACATCAGTATTTCAGGAGCTTTTGCTTTATATCCAATCACTGTAAAATGGGCCGAAGAATTCAAAAAAGCGCACCCAAAAGTTAAAATTGACATTCAAGCCGGAGGTGCCGGAAAAGGGATAACAGATGTACTGTCTAAAGTAACCGACATCGGATTGGTTTCCCGTGAGATAAATGCCGCCGAATTCAAAAAAGGAGCTTATCCTATTGCCGTTACCAAAGATGCCGTAATTCCAACCATCAGCGCTTCGAGTCCTTTCAAAGCAGTTTTATACCAAAAAGGGATAAAAAAAGAAGCCTTCAACAATATTTTCATCACCGGAAAATATAAAACATGGAATGTTCTTGGGATCAAAAGTACCGCTCCAATCCATGTGTACACACGTTCGGATGCCGCAGGAGCCGCAGAAACTTGGGCAAGTTATTTCGGTAAAAAACAAGAAGACTTACAGGGAGTTGCCGTTTTTGGAGATCCGGGATTGGCGCAGGCTGTGCAAAGAGATCCTTCGGGAATTGGTTTTAACAACATCGTTTACATCTATGATGCAAAAACCAACAAACCAACAAACGGAATTGTTCCTGCACCGATTGACCTTAACAACAATGGCAAACTAGATCCAAATGAGAATTTTTATGGCGATGTTGACAAACTGATTGCCGCTATTGCTGCAGGGAAATATCCTTCACCACCCGCTAGAGATTTGTATTTTGTTACAACAGGTAAACCAAAAAACGCCGCTGTAAAAGCATTCATAAAATACATTCTTACCGATGGACAAAAATTTGTTTCGGAGGCGGGATATATCAAACTTTCACAGGAAAAATTGAAAAAAGAATTAGGGAAGGTAAAATAA
- a CDS encoding WG repeat-containing protein — MKSFFTLTIFLLNFLFAHSQVPTQSIKGDPDSFYLTVEGSNLDDKNPNPSIFVENKKYGIKQNSTVIVKPVYDYIDFSEEDFKVKTNNKFGIINKKGETVLETKYDSIGNATQSYIVKLNNKYGTVTDKGIPLLPVKYSKILYSNNISKTALIRDENKELKLVLDNVVSNYSFDNILIYKNSAIISKNSKKGLIAEGKLILEPIYDNISRDGKVLTDKDYIKKTLDKNKYFIDNTQQNIFITQLGQKQGLIENGVRIYADEMDKINNDYLRGIIIVEKDKKQGAYLPHTKQKIDMDYSSINCDGTRFIELKKNNLSGMVDYKLNQILPSEYDDIQVMGMESAFKIIKNKKQGWASAKGEILIPTMYDDIDDFNMFLSDGESFKGLFKVKNNDLTGVIDQSNKIILPLNFEFIFERNAFICGKTMDGKFGLYKKDGSVILKPEYKFIFESENGSSKLLFALKESSYSIINKEGKTIYDNSIKKYGYILNEYNLVCPFFDTENSFLLLQDTKNKYGVYDEVNQKQCLPQIYNSIKQKLPVEKNTYFVVSKNNKFGIVDDKNTTIVPFLYDDLSFDLANPYTGKEIILPAKKNGKWGLISLKNKTLVDFGYQHIAKIDDQRNIFKAKIKNKYKIINGNGKALCADSFDDVANFEGNETLTFDKNTMKVINDKGAYTGVKKEMTIHDGYKTFDELKFALIEALENPKDDKLMTFCTKIAPSKHILYYLTTNVFDKKSLKYTPTQDLIAKQYFKKLSEFKLDRWNDGRFYNKGSLKSVNDYTYIDDNGIVTNSRTNDHAYGDTRLMEKIIRNAVKVNGFWISSYFMHRNFEISDY, encoded by the coding sequence ATGAAATCCTTTTTTACCTTAACAATTTTTCTTTTAAATTTTCTTTTTGCACACTCCCAAGTTCCCACCCAATCCATCAAAGGAGATCCAGACAGCTTCTATCTAACGGTGGAAGGATCTAATTTAGATGACAAAAATCCAAATCCCTCAATTTTTGTTGAAAATAAAAAATATGGTATCAAGCAAAACAGTACGGTAATTGTAAAACCTGTTTATGATTATATTGACTTTTCCGAAGAGGATTTTAAAGTAAAAACCAACAACAAATTTGGCATTATAAATAAAAAAGGGGAAACCGTTTTGGAAACCAAATATGATTCAATTGGCAATGCGACACAATCCTACATCGTAAAACTGAACAATAAATATGGCACCGTTACTGACAAAGGAATTCCATTATTACCCGTTAAATATTCTAAAATACTTTATTCAAATAACATATCAAAAACAGCTTTAATAAGGGATGAGAACAAAGAATTAAAATTGGTTCTTGACAATGTCGTATCCAACTATTCCTTTGATAACATTCTCATCTATAAAAATTCGGCCATCATTTCTAAAAATTCCAAAAAAGGATTGATTGCCGAAGGAAAATTAATTTTGGAACCCATTTATGACAACATATCGAGAGACGGAAAAGTTTTAACCGATAAAGATTACATAAAAAAGACATTAGACAAAAACAAATATTTCATTGACAATACCCAGCAAAATATTTTCATAACACAACTAGGCCAAAAACAAGGACTAATCGAAAATGGCGTCCGAATCTATGCTGACGAGATGGACAAAATAAACAATGATTATTTGCGGGGCATCATAATTGTCGAAAAAGACAAAAAACAGGGAGCCTATTTACCCCACACAAAACAAAAAATAGACATGGACTACAGTTCGATTAATTGTGACGGTACCCGTTTCATTGAATTAAAAAAGAACAATCTTTCAGGCATGGTTGATTACAAACTCAACCAAATATTGCCTTCAGAATATGATGACATTCAGGTCATGGGAATGGAGAGTGCTTTTAAAATTATAAAAAACAAAAAACAGGGTTGGGCTTCCGCAAAAGGGGAAATTTTAATCCCTACAATGTATGACGACATAGATGATTTCAACATGTTCCTTTCAGACGGCGAAAGTTTCAAAGGTTTGTTTAAGGTAAAAAACAATGACTTAACCGGCGTAATTGATCAATCAAACAAAATAATACTTCCTTTAAATTTTGAGTTCATATTTGAAAGAAACGCTTTTATCTGCGGTAAAACCATGGACGGAAAATTTGGATTGTACAAAAAAGACGGTTCAGTAATTTTAAAGCCGGAGTATAAATTTATTTTCGAATCTGAAAATGGAAGCAGTAAATTGCTGTTTGCCCTAAAAGAATCTTCTTACTCCATCATCAATAAGGAAGGCAAAACCATTTATGACAATTCCATCAAAAAGTATGGATATATTCTAAATGAGTACAATTTGGTCTGTCCTTTTTTTGACACAGAAAATTCATTTTTACTCCTTCAAGACACCAAAAATAAATACGGCGTCTATGACGAAGTCAATCAAAAACAATGTCTTCCGCAGATTTATAACAGCATCAAGCAAAAACTGCCTGTCGAAAAAAACACCTATTTCGTCGTTTCAAAAAACAATAAATTTGGAATTGTTGATGACAAAAACACTACGATAGTTCCATTTTTATACGATGACCTGAGTTTTGACTTAGCAAATCCATATACAGGCAAAGAAATTATTCTGCCTGCCAAAAAGAACGGAAAATGGGGATTGATTTCGTTAAAGAATAAAACTTTGGTTGATTTTGGCTATCAGCACATTGCAAAAATTGACGACCAAAGAAATATTTTTAAGGCAAAAATTAAAAACAAGTACAAAATCATTAACGGAAACGGTAAAGCCTTATGCGCTGACTCATTCGATGACGTAGCTAATTTTGAAGGGAACGAAACATTAACTTTCGATAAAAACACAATGAAAGTCATAAATGACAAAGGTGCTTACACCGGTGTGAAAAAAGAAATGACTATTCATGACGGCTATAAAACTTTTGATGAATTAAAATTTGCGCTGATTGAAGCCTTGGAAAATCCAAAAGACGACAAATTAATGACTTTTTGTACTAAAATTGCGCCTTCAAAACACATACTTTATTATTTGACCACAAATGTATTTGACAAAAAATCGCTAAAATATACGCCAACACAAGATTTAATCGCCAAACAATATTTTAAGAAACTATCCGAGTTTAAATTAGACCGATGGAATGACGGTAGATTTTACAATAAAGGATCATTAAAATCGGTAAACGACTATACTTATATTGACGACAACGGAATTGTGACAAATTCAAGAACCAATGACCATGCTTATGGCGATACGCGCCTTATGGAAAAAATAATCCGAAACGCCGTAAAAGTCAACGGATTTTGGATTAGCTCTTATTTCATGCACCGCAATTTTGAAATATCCGATTATTAA
- a CDS encoding TonB-dependent receptor, producing MRTLYIKSIASFIFLFIISTAPAQTITGVITDNQQNPLPGVNIVLKGTKYNTTSDADGKFDIDIREKLPATLLVQYVGYTNAEVEITKLSTAPLQITLTPEGENVLVEVVVSSRRRIEKAQDVPIAVSVVTGKQAEQTGAFNVNRIKELVPSVQLYSSNPRNTGINIRGLGSPFGLTNDGIDPGVGFYVDGVYYARPAATTLDFIDVDQIEVLRGPQGTLFGKNTTSGAFNITSRKPSFTSGADFEVSYGNYNYLQAKASVTGGLTSKIAGRLSFSGTSRDGIVDNVKTGRPTNTLNNQGIRGQLLYKPTENTNITLAGDITTQHNDGYAQVVAGVAPTQRVPQRQFNAIIADLNYQLPSLNAFDRKIDHDTPWRSNQDLGGASLNVDTKIGNGTLTSTTAWRFWTWDPSNDRDFTGLQQLAKSQNPSRQTQFTQEIRYAGQITSKISGVAGVFFIDQTSKTKGTEESGNAQWRFAQDSFTPANTALWKTPGLFEGYGIHTDAQIHSTSAAVFGQLDWAVTDKLHVLPGLRYNYDEKNADYDRKTYGGLQTSDPALIALKKKVYTDQNFSSDNDDTDFSGNITVAYKVNDKINAYGTFAKSYKPIGVNVAGLPTPPAGQTLGDLATVKPEDVTHYEFGVKTSPIANSILNLTYFNTDIKDFQTNVQAAELGVNRGYLANADEVRVQGVELDFSFVINKHFNFYGAGTYSDGKYVKFTNAPLPLEETGAAVSYKDVSGTNLPGVSKWAGSLSSEYTKDAKFFSNAGKFFIAIDGYARSEFSSSPSASKYLVVPGYAIFNGRLGFRAAEGLSVHIWGRNLLNKNYYEQLLPAGGNAGQYAAVLGDQITYGITLKYSL from the coding sequence ATGAGAACTTTATACATAAAATCAATCGCAAGCTTTATATTTTTATTTATCATATCAACTGCGCCGGCACAAACCATTACAGGTGTTATAACAGACAATCAACAAAATCCTCTTCCGGGGGTAAACATCGTTCTGAAAGGAACAAAATACAATACAACTTCTGATGCCGATGGAAAATTTGACATTGATATCAGAGAAAAACTTCCGGCCACTTTATTGGTGCAATACGTAGGATATACCAATGCCGAAGTAGAAATAACTAAATTATCTACTGCCCCACTTCAAATTACCTTAACTCCTGAAGGCGAAAATGTGCTGGTTGAAGTTGTGGTTTCCTCGAGACGTAGAATTGAAAAAGCTCAGGATGTGCCTATCGCTGTATCGGTAGTAACAGGTAAACAAGCGGAACAAACAGGTGCTTTTAATGTGAACCGTATCAAGGAATTGGTTCCTTCTGTACAATTATATTCTTCTAACCCAAGAAATACAGGGATCAACATTCGTGGTCTGGGTTCACCATTCGGACTTACCAATGACGGTATCGATCCGGGTGTAGGTTTCTATGTTGACGGTGTTTATTACGCCCGCCCTGCGGCAACTACTTTAGATTTTATCGATGTAGATCAAATCGAGGTATTGCGTGGACCACAAGGAACTTTGTTTGGTAAAAACACTACTTCAGGAGCTTTTAATATCACTTCACGCAAACCAAGTTTCACTTCTGGAGCAGACTTTGAAGTAAGCTACGGAAATTATAACTATTTACAAGCTAAGGCTTCTGTTACTGGTGGATTAACTAGTAAAATTGCAGGAAGGTTATCTTTTTCTGGTACTTCACGTGATGGTATTGTTGATAATGTTAAAACAGGAAGACCAACAAATACATTAAACAATCAAGGCATTAGAGGACAATTACTTTATAAGCCAACAGAAAATACAAATATTACATTAGCAGGAGATATCACAACTCAGCATAATGACGGATATGCTCAGGTTGTTGCAGGAGTAGCACCAACACAAAGAGTTCCTCAGCGTCAATTTAACGCAATTATTGCTGATTTAAACTACCAACTTCCAAGCTTAAATGCTTTCGATCGTAAAATTGACCATGATACTCCATGGCGTTCGAACCAAGATTTAGGTGGTGCTTCGTTGAATGTTGACACAAAAATTGGAAACGGAACTCTTACTTCGACTACTGCATGGAGATTCTGGACCTGGGATCCATCAAATGACAGAGATTTTACAGGTCTGCAACAGCTTGCCAAATCACAAAACCCTTCCAGACAAACTCAATTTACTCAAGAGATTCGTTATGCGGGTCAGATTACATCAAAAATTAGTGGAGTTGCCGGTGTATTTTTCATCGATCAAACATCAAAAACAAAAGGTACCGAAGAATCAGGAAATGCACAATGGAGATTTGCTCAAGACTCATTTACACCGGCAAATACTGCATTATGGAAAACACCAGGTCTTTTTGAAGGATATGGGATACATACAGATGCCCAAATACATTCTACAAGTGCGGCAGTATTTGGACAATTAGACTGGGCTGTTACAGACAAACTGCACGTATTACCAGGTTTAAGATACAACTACGACGAAAAAAATGCAGATTATGACCGTAAAACATACGGAGGACTTCAAACCTCTGATCCCGCATTAATTGCTTTGAAAAAGAAAGTATATACAGATCAAAATTTCTCGTCTGATAATGACGATACGGACTTCTCAGGAAACATAACAGTAGCATACAAAGTAAATGACAAAATCAATGCTTATGGTACTTTCGCAAAAAGCTACAAACCTATCGGGGTAAACGTAGCCGGACTTCCAACTCCTCCTGCGGGACAAACTTTAGGAGATCTTGCAACTGTGAAACCGGAAGATGTTACGCACTATGAATTTGGAGTTAAAACTTCTCCAATAGCAAACTCAATATTGAACTTGACTTACTTTAATACCGACATTAAAGATTTCCAAACTAACGTTCAGGCAGCTGAATTAGGAGTAAACCGAGGATATCTTGCCAATGCAGATGAAGTACGTGTACAAGGTGTGGAATTGGATTTCAGTTTTGTCATTAACAAACATTTCAACTTCTACGGAGCCGGAACTTATAGTGATGGCAAGTATGTGAAATTTACAAATGCACCTCTTCCACTTGAAGAAACAGGAGCAGCGGTATCCTACAAAGATGTTTCCGGAACTAATTTACCAGGAGTTTCAAAATGGGCGGGAAGCTTGAGCAGTGAATATACAAAAGACGCAAAATTCTTTTCAAACGCGGGGAAATTCTTCATAGCTATTGACGGTTATGCCCGTTCCGAATTCTCGTCAAGCCCATCAGCTTCGAAATATTTAGTGGTTCCGGGTTACGCAATCTTCAATGGTCGTTTAGGTTTCCGTGCAGCCGAAGGTTTATCGGTTCACATTTGGGGACGCAACCTTTTGAACAAAAATTATTATGAGCAATTGTTACCTGCCGGAGGAAATGCCGGTCAATATGCAGCAGTGTTGGGAGACCAAATCACTTATGGTATTACGTTGAAATATTCATTGTAA
- a CDS encoding thioredoxin-like domain-containing protein, which yields MIFGKLDKSVKKIEYGEANDGGNWRIYDIALQHLPNPSGIKTELEGNWYNTENANWEVSFYDTNAIYKSQVWQYDAVVLKKGNSSITLKNKDQKVTLFVKKGKTGNYFIGENPKSLIAFANTIQNLAVKTTNDDKPYELPILKNDSAVYNGYIKNYSKQTNIKTIAIHIDDIITGEQNTQVAKVDENGFFSIKIPLYYPHEVWVRSPVFNGSVFLEPGKTLFQLLGDKNSLYMGESAKINSDLIQFNPRWFNYDEVSSKILDMKPADYKAYCQNLANKEMDKLETLKKTNAIGNKAYQVKKLNIQYDNYEHMLDYSSNFMSAYRNKNKIPREQREINFKMDSLTADYYDFITDELANNQLAVITNSYRYYLNQLQYLDLINLKSVSTSILEIAAELQKRNYSFTEQEQQLLVDTKEIETLLKSPDHKEFQKKYGEISSAFYTKHQKIVAEIAKEGDFSTLKLEQYLVKNNIPISNEEKEFLVAEKTLAKSASSQKLKQYTSVGKNQSTFYKKHEAISSYLYLEKRTNFRNKKLAELLNVKVGFATDIMASQDVCNKIVSQLTPLSEEDLVLAQKQLKTPFIADYIAKCNNQTIAKIEANKKQTGFVLNETPKTEGDELFASIMKKYKGKVVYVDFWATWCGPCRSGIEQIKPLKEEMAEENVAFVYLTNQTSPENTYSAMIPEIKGEHYRLSADQWNYLSAKFNISGIPHYVLAGKNGEVINPKLGHLDNEELKAELEKRIKE from the coding sequence TTGATTTTTGGAAAACTAGACAAATCCGTTAAAAAAATAGAATACGGAGAAGCAAATGATGGTGGCAATTGGCGTATTTATGACATTGCGCTACAACATTTACCTAATCCATCTGGCATTAAGACTGAATTAGAAGGAAATTGGTACAATACCGAAAATGCCAATTGGGAAGTAAGTTTTTATGATACAAATGCTATTTACAAAAGCCAGGTTTGGCAATATGATGCTGTAGTCTTAAAAAAAGGAAATAGTTCTATTACTTTGAAAAATAAAGACCAAAAAGTCACATTATTTGTAAAAAAAGGAAAAACAGGAAATTATTTTATTGGTGAAAACCCAAAATCATTAATAGCTTTTGCAAATACTATTCAAAATTTAGCTGTTAAAACAACTAACGATGACAAACCTTACGAGCTGCCAATTCTCAAGAATGACTCGGCTGTTTATAATGGTTATATTAAAAATTATAGTAAACAAACCAATATTAAAACTATTGCAATCCATATTGATGATATTATTACGGGAGAACAAAATACACAAGTTGCCAAAGTTGATGAAAACGGCTTTTTTTCGATAAAAATACCTTTGTATTATCCACACGAGGTTTGGGTGCGTTCTCCTGTTTTTAATGGTTCTGTTTTTTTAGAACCAGGCAAAACGCTGTTTCAATTATTAGGAGATAAAAATTCTCTTTATATGGGAGAATCAGCAAAGATAAATTCTGATTTAATTCAATTTAATCCAAGATGGTTCAATTATGATGAAGTGTCTAGTAAAATACTAGATATGAAACCAGCAGACTACAAAGCTTATTGTCAGAATTTGGCAAATAAAGAAATGGATAAATTGGAAACGCTAAAAAAAACTAATGCCATTGGAAACAAAGCTTATCAAGTTAAAAAATTAAACATTCAATATGACAATTATGAACATATGCTGGATTACAGCTCTAACTTTATGTCTGCTTATCGAAACAAAAATAAAATTCCTAGAGAACAAAGAGAGATAAACTTCAAAATGGATTCGCTTACCGCAGATTATTATGATTTTATAACAGATGAGCTTGCAAATAACCAATTAGCAGTGATCACAAATAGTTATCGATACTACCTTAATCAATTGCAATATTTAGATTTAATAAATTTAAAATCTGTAAGCACAAGTATCCTCGAAATTGCAGCAGAACTTCAAAAAAGGAATTATTCTTTCACAGAACAAGAGCAACAATTATTAGTCGATACGAAGGAAATAGAAACCTTACTAAAGAGTCCAGATCATAAAGAGTTTCAAAAAAAATATGGGGAAATTAGTTCAGCATTTTATACTAAACATCAAAAAATAGTTGCAGAAATAGCGAAAGAAGGTGATTTTTCTACATTGAAATTAGAGCAGTATTTAGTCAAAAACAACATCCCTATTTCTAACGAAGAAAAAGAATTTTTAGTGGCTGAAAAAACATTAGCGAAGTCTGCTTCTTCTCAAAAATTAAAACAATATACTTCTGTAGGTAAAAATCAAAGTACATTTTATAAGAAGCATGAAGCTATTTCAAGCTATTTATATTTAGAAAAAAGAACCAATTTTAGAAATAAAAAACTAGCTGAATTGCTGAATGTAAAAGTTGGTTTTGCAACCGATATTATGGCCTCTCAAGATGTTTGTAATAAAATTGTTTCTCAACTGACACCATTATCAGAAGAGGATTTAGTTCTTGCACAAAAACAATTAAAAACGCCATTCATTGCTGATTATATAGCAAAATGCAACAATCAGACCATTGCAAAAATAGAAGCCAATAAAAAACAAACTGGCTTTGTACTCAATGAAACACCAAAAACGGAAGGTGATGAATTGTTTGCCAGTATTATGAAAAAGTACAAAGGCAAAGTGGTCTATGTCGATTTTTGGGCAACTTGGTGTGGTCCTTGTCGTTCTGGAATTGAGCAAATAAAACCTTTAAAGGAAGAAATGGCTGAGGAAAATGTTGCCTTTGTCTATCTGACCAATCAAACTTCACCGGAGAACACCTACTCCGCAATGATTCCAGAAATTAAAGGGGAACATTATCGTTTATCTGCTGATCAATGGAATTATTTATCGGCTAAATTTAATATTTCAGGTATTCCTCATTATGTATTGGCAGGAAAAAATGGAGAAGTTATTAATCCAAAATTAGGACATCTGGATAATGAAGAATTAAAAGCTGAATTAGAAAAGAGAATTAAAGAATAA
- a CDS encoding TPM domain-containing protein, with protein sequence MSKVEDFLSKEDEQEIVEAIRVAEKNTSGEIRVHIEATTSLDHYDRAMEVFNELRMDETQLQNGVLIYLAVEDKTFVICGDKGINDIVTNTFWDSTRDAMASQFKQGYFKQGLINGILKAGDELKKYFPWQEGDTNELSNEISKG encoded by the coding sequence ATGTCAAAAGTAGAAGATTTTTTAAGCAAAGAAGATGAACAAGAAATTGTTGAAGCTATTCGAGTAGCTGAGAAAAACACTTCTGGCGAAATTAGGGTTCATATCGAAGCAACAACATCCCTGGATCATTATGACCGTGCCATGGAGGTTTTTAACGAATTAAGAATGGATGAAACCCAATTGCAAAACGGTGTTTTAATCTATCTGGCTGTGGAGGACAAGACGTTTGTGATTTGTGGAGACAAAGGGATTAACGATATTGTCACTAATACTTTTTGGGACAGTACCCGTGATGCTATGGCTTCCCAATTCAAACAAGGATATTTCAAACAGGGATTAATCAATGGTATTTTGAAAGCCGGAGATGAACTGAAAAAATATTTCCCTTGGCAGGAAGGTGACACCAATGAATTGTCTAACGAAATATCAAAAGGATAA
- a CDS encoding tetratricopeptide repeat protein encodes MKPFLLLLLFCSCLSIYSQDFNDIDLKEIPKEIEDINSLILKEPTADNYYLRGYYYYQIKNYPKAIADYDKAISLNPNNYKFYYSKGNTSIKIKNFKQAMDCYTKCISLNSTIAKAYFNRAYSKSMVNDAKGAIDDYSKSISVNPKYVQAYENRGMLKRQLNLHREAIQDFDKVIEINPEFTEAYQNRAFSKAILSINAKSDFDKVVSLSPEDPEAYYNRAIYFINFKIKGDYCSDLKKAKELHFDPAIELIDKYCKH; translated from the coding sequence ATGAAACCCTTCCTCCTCTTATTACTCTTTTGTTCTTGCCTTTCAATTTATTCACAAGACTTCAATGATATTGACTTAAAAGAAATTCCCAAGGAAATAGAAGATATCAATTCTTTAATTCTTAAGGAGCCAACAGCCGACAACTATTATCTAAGAGGCTATTATTATTACCAAATCAAAAATTATCCAAAAGCCATTGCCGATTATGACAAGGCCATATCGTTGAACCCGAATAACTATAAATTTTATTATAGTAAAGGCAACACAAGCATTAAAATAAAAAATTTCAAACAAGCGATGGATTGCTATACAAAATGCATTTCGTTAAACAGTACGATTGCAAAAGCCTACTTCAACAGAGCGTATTCCAAGTCAATGGTTAACGATGCTAAAGGAGCAATCGATGACTATTCCAAAAGTATTTCAGTTAACCCAAAATACGTGCAGGCCTATGAAAACAGAGGAATGCTAAAAAGACAGTTAAACCTACACAGAGAAGCCATCCAGGATTTTGACAAAGTAATCGAAATCAACCCTGAATTCACCGAAGCCTATCAAAACAGGGCCTTTTCAAAAGCGATTCTTAGTATAAACGCCAAAAGTGATTTTGACAAAGTTGTAAGTTTAAGCCCCGAAGATCCGGAAGCCTATTACAATCGAGCCATCTATTTTATCAATTTTAAAATCAAAGGGGATTATTGCTCCGATTTAAAAAAAGCTAAAGAACTTCACTTCGACCCTGCAATTGAATTAATTGATAAGTATTGTAAACATTGA